The proteins below are encoded in one region of Paenibacillus sp. YYML68:
- a CDS encoding sensor histidine kinase → MQVKAMTLSQDTLNKSAQAFDEKLRHFGVSLSTLLTSNEFKEMARASENGEKGTYFRHYSSLQVPFMQLRLIEPFIRSVLVTSPIGEFYSTHNVRVQQDTDKSSDIYRKMMQEQRSFWIGGHEDPFFTDHDRVISLVLIGIANDDPHQDVNVIANFSESELQDFLFENAIDYREGVAWIGPDGQLLMAQPYFQYKDMVQSSAILEKIKLGAGSFDVQHNGDELLINFQHSKVIKDWTLISIKPRSEVLKELRNIQWIVITATLASAVLALILSNLLAQYLSGPLIKLQRLMRAAGSHSDLNVRFKSPYRDEISQVGNQFNQMLEQISMLIQEIKDVENEKRRAEIKALQAQIDPHFLYNTLNTIYWKAGSQRTKDVMQMVMSLSKLFKLGLNNGQEWTTLEKELQHVEHYLNLQVLCYEELFAYEIHIEDRSLLSLMIPKIIIQPLVENSILHGFKNREKGGYIYIRVERGHQELCLEVRDNGCGIDVEQVQAGIYMESTNGSFALRNVFQRLQLCYGEMARIHFTSDGGTSIRIRIPLSNLSE, encoded by the coding sequence ATGCAAGTCAAGGCCATGACCTTGAGTCAGGATACCCTTAACAAATCAGCACAGGCTTTCGATGAGAAACTGAGACACTTTGGCGTATCACTTTCTACTTTGTTAACTAGCAATGAATTTAAAGAGATGGCTCGTGCTTCTGAGAATGGAGAGAAGGGGACATATTTTAGGCATTACTCCTCGCTCCAGGTTCCATTCATGCAGCTGCGATTGATCGAACCATTCATTCGTTCTGTACTCGTCACTTCGCCCATCGGAGAATTTTATTCCACCCACAATGTCCGTGTCCAACAGGATACGGACAAAAGTAGTGATATTTATAGAAAAATGATGCAAGAACAGCGATCATTCTGGATTGGAGGCCATGAAGATCCATTTTTCACAGATCATGATCGTGTGATTTCCCTTGTACTCATAGGTATTGCAAATGATGACCCCCATCAGGATGTTAATGTTATTGCTAATTTTAGTGAGAGCGAATTACAGGACTTCTTATTTGAGAATGCAATCGATTATCGCGAAGGAGTTGCGTGGATCGGTCCTGATGGTCAGTTACTCATGGCTCAGCCGTATTTTCAGTATAAGGATATGGTGCAAAGTTCAGCCATTTTAGAAAAAATAAAATTGGGAGCAGGTTCCTTTGATGTTCAACATAATGGTGATGAACTCTTAATAAATTTTCAACATTCCAAAGTAATAAAAGACTGGACACTGATCAGTATCAAGCCGCGAAGTGAGGTATTAAAGGAGCTAAGAAATATTCAATGGATTGTAATTACCGCGACTTTGGCAAGTGCTGTCTTAGCTTTGATCTTGTCCAATTTGCTAGCACAGTATTTATCGGGTCCTTTAATCAAGCTGCAAAGACTCATGCGAGCGGCGGGGTCTCACAGTGATCTGAATGTTCGATTTAAAAGCCCCTATCGGGATGAGATCAGCCAAGTAGGAAATCAGTTCAATCAAATGCTAGAGCAAATATCGATGCTCATCCAAGAAATAAAGGATGTAGAGAATGAAAAGCGAAGGGCCGAGATTAAAGCATTACAGGCCCAAATTGATCCGCACTTCCTTTACAATACTTTGAATACAATCTACTGGAAGGCTGGTTCCCAGCGGACAAAGGATGTCATGCAAATGGTCATGTCACTTTCAAAGCTTTTTAAGCTTGGTCTTAATAATGGGCAGGAATGGACAACACTCGAGAAGGAGCTTCAGCATGTGGAGCATTATTTGAACCTGCAAGTTCTTTGCTATGAAGAGTTATTTGCTTATGAAATCCATATAGAGGATCGCAGTCTATTGAGTCTGATGATTCCTAAAATCATCATTCAGCCTTTAGTAGAAAATTCTATTCTACATGGCTTTAAAAATAGGGAGAAAGGTGGATATATTTATATTCGCGTTGAAAGGGGACACCAAGAATTATGTCTTGAAGTTAGAGATAATGGCTGTGGTATAGATGTTGAACAAGTTCAGGCTGGTATATACATGGAGAGTACGAATGGTTCATTTGCTTTGCGTAATGTGTTTCAGCGGCTCCAGCTGTGTTATGGCGAAATGGCCCGCATTCATTTTACAAGTGACGGTGGAACATCGATCCGCATTCGAATACCGCTCTCGAATCTTAGCGAGTAG
- a CDS encoding helix-turn-helix domain-containing protein, translating to MTATQQNSVTMIIIDDIRSIVEGLIEQIPWETYNIQIVDYSFNGEQGVELSRTWKPDIVLTDIRMSMLDGIDMAREVLDFHPVCKIIFMTGYSDFEYAKTAVRLGAFDFISKPFSTDEVIEAVLKAKEEVLKQREQHQQVNLLQVKVRESMPLLRQEYFKLLLQHKSTKVEINRRWDFLQLDIDKWNLGVMIVEVNHFLENSQHLPLNEVELVHFSIHNILEETVSSFTKGVIIREATNRFVIICNARNNEMLEALADGCHDNIITFARRAISIGVGGRATSVQQLTDSYQQAAIALSYHFYTGGGVIRYSDISNYEQNLPQYPADEEKAIVSAIQLGNEELALTILDQWYEALLSNKLLPHPQYQVHVLYELSNVLLRSMMEKIPVEALEPLIRRMRDQQSKPTGSMEESFQQIQLICIEGCRMINSRHQTEAQRLIDRALTYINENWNTELTISQCAAYVFISGSYFASLFKKVTGQSFTQYVSGLRLEKAKQFLIEGKSIQEVATTLGYEDRRNFSDMFKKLTGMTPTEYRTTLGYDPINGR from the coding sequence ATGACGGCCACCCAGCAAAATTCAGTAACAATGATTATTATTGATGATATCAGAAGTATTGTAGAGGGATTGATTGAGCAAATTCCATGGGAAACATATAACATTCAAATTGTAGATTACTCCTTCAACGGAGAGCAAGGAGTGGAACTCTCGAGGACTTGGAAGCCAGATATCGTATTGACGGATATTCGAATGTCGATGTTAGATGGAATCGATATGGCTCGAGAGGTGCTTGACTTTCACCCAGTCTGCAAAATTATTTTTATGACTGGCTATTCTGATTTTGAGTACGCAAAGACAGCAGTCCGGCTAGGTGCGTTCGATTTTATTTCAAAACCCTTTTCAACAGATGAAGTTATAGAAGCCGTTCTGAAGGCCAAAGAGGAAGTACTTAAGCAACGGGAACAACACCAACAGGTTAATTTATTGCAAGTAAAAGTAAGGGAAAGCATGCCGTTATTGCGTCAGGAGTACTTCAAACTTTTGCTTCAACATAAAAGCACAAAGGTTGAGATCAATCGAAGATGGGATTTCCTACAATTAGATATAGACAAATGGAATCTGGGCGTCATGATTGTGGAAGTCAATCATTTTTTAGAGAACAGCCAACATCTACCTTTGAACGAAGTGGAGCTTGTTCATTTTTCGATTCATAACATATTGGAAGAAACGGTATCAAGCTTTACGAAGGGGGTTATCATTCGTGAAGCAACCAACAGATTTGTTATCATATGCAATGCAAGAAATAATGAAATGCTGGAGGCATTAGCGGATGGTTGCCATGATAACATCATTACATTTGCGAGAAGGGCCATATCTATAGGTGTTGGCGGTAGAGCCACCAGTGTACAGCAGCTTACCGATTCTTACCAGCAAGCCGCCATTGCACTTTCTTATCATTTTTATACAGGTGGCGGTGTAATTCGTTATAGTGATATTTCCAATTATGAGCAAAACCTTCCCCAATACCCTGCTGATGAAGAGAAGGCCATAGTCTCCGCGATCCAGCTTGGAAATGAAGAACTGGCACTAACCATTCTCGATCAATGGTACGAAGCACTGTTGTCTAATAAGCTGCTTCCCCATCCCCAATATCAGGTCCATGTGCTGTACGAGCTCTCAAACGTCCTGTTACGATCAATGATGGAGAAAATCCCTGTTGAAGCATTAGAGCCACTTATAAGACGAATGAGAGATCAGCAGAGTAAACCTACGGGTTCGATGGAAGAAAGCTTCCAGCAAATTCAACTTATTTGCATTGAAGGCTGTCGCATGATCAACAGCAGACATCAAACAGAAGCACAGCGATTAATTGATCGTGCACTTACCTATATTAACGAAAACTGGAATACAGAGTTAACAATTAGTCAATGCGCAGCTTATGTTTTTATTAGTGGGAGCTATTTTGCAAGTCTGTTTAAAAAGGTTACAGGGCAGAGCTTTACACAGTATGTTTCCGGGTTAAGACTCGAAAAAGCCAAGCAATTTCTAATTGAAGGTAAATCCATTCAAGAGGTTGCTACCACCCTTGGCTATGAGGATCGCCGTAATTTCAGCGATATGTTCAAGAAGTTAACTGGAATGACGCCAACTGAATATCGAACTACTTTAGGGTACGATCCGATCAATGGGAGATGA
- a CDS encoding polysaccharide lyase family 8 super-sandwich domain-containing protein, with the protein MTKKRLPRWVNIGLCLLLVFGMLGIVQPVDVQASSASDEFDTLRAKWLDSLTGGAALNTSDSDIAAKISTIATTAQTNWDSLNKDANRTYLFPNAPSQYPTKYISSSFSRLQQMALAYSVVGSPLYHNLSLRDDIISGLDWLYANWYNETIPFAAYSPSNNWYDWEIASPIAIVDTLCLMYNDLTSTQISNYMTAISHFTPNPTTNQTSTPSNTKLATGANLSDKSMIVLKQGILAKDGSKLASVKDALIPLFRMVKKGNGFYEDGSFVQHDYHAYTLNYGNTSIIGLAQMLYLLNNSSWQVINPESNNLYHFLYHSFESIIYKNTSFDNLGGRTISFPSRTFDGYSFMTAATRLTQYGRPADVERLKGILKYYLQEGPTLDYSKIPIDLITSLKAIANDSNVQSRGAISSYKQFNGMDRSVLLRPGFGFGISMFSNRISNYESLNYNNLKGWNTANGRTTLLNDDFTQYALPYFGTVDMYRLPGTTVNHGDDEIDALTPQISQITVQNGQDTITDPLNDWSLSYSHTSSWQFVGGTTANFEGDTSRIRRKVNTTEEVVYNLSNLTVFKAKVYYNTPSVTNKINLYTSANGQTWSKQSKTIDTPVSTGNGWFRANVSISSIPAGTQYAKIELVTDYTSGLGDQSWVGGTDIEGKYGISGMQLHPVGQTLMAKKSWFMFDNEIVALGSDINGTDNKTVETIVDNYRLNDLGDNALTVNGTAQPTTLGWSNTASGTNWIHRAGNVANSDVGYYFPGGANVSMLREARTGSYQEVDHNYGSTDNYTSNYMTMWLNHGRNPANGAYAYVILPNMTSTQVSHYASNPDVSILENSSHAQAVKQKTLNIVGVNFWKDMTKTVDLITSDKKASVMTKEAPGDSIEVSVSDPTQENKGIINIELNRSASYIMSADPGITVTQLSPTIKLSVLVNGAAGKAFKARFNLNPNAVMPVPSGAAAVKLQSLGIVDNAEDWSQVYSTTNNWAVDSSTPSYFEGDFVRLKRTTNTPESMVYHVGGINNFSAKIYAVASVDNKVKVYASPDNLNYVQIPITHDTPISTGTSGNNDWYRANFTPAEPVPAGTNYLKIEFSNDALIKSPQLSQIIVNGTAVAATDYSAVYDLGWNEATSLTTQFDVTPGSANDDQTVGYTGATQTISDVASLPIAIRFNGSGTVDVKNDFSFQSLTSVAYTPNQTYHVRMVANLATQTYDVYVTPPSGTETQIAANYAFKAGSSLTNLGQLLLKSSNNGGLKVQNHTFAAPLPNIPVPQAAPDAQLTPTDDAFVRDGTYASTNYGSSPTLELKTGSSGYTRQDYIKFDLSSLSRPIASAKLGLYMALTDTSSAVTTNANVYSITYDDWTEGTITYNNKPATDALLGNVVANRTYQYVELDITDYIKGQYAGDKLASFAVIEQLGLNAIMNSKESSNKPYINIQYTPESTTYYPSADAYVQSGTNKDTNFGANTSLVAKRGSGNLDRQSYLKFDLSSLSRPVTSAKLGIYIGVTDGSGALFGDTGIYSVGNDSWTETGITYSNKPPVNSLLARFTPDRTMKYVEVDVTSFVQAQYAGDKTASFAVIDFSGQFTQMYGKEIGAAKTSYLKIVTN; encoded by the coding sequence ATGACTAAAAAACGTTTGCCAAGATGGGTCAACATTGGTTTATGTCTGCTGCTTGTATTCGGTATGCTCGGAATTGTGCAGCCTGTAGATGTGCAGGCTTCGTCTGCGTCTGATGAATTCGATACGCTTCGGGCTAAATGGTTGGATTCGCTGACAGGAGGGGCAGCGTTGAATACGTCCGATTCCGATATCGCTGCGAAAATCAGCACTATTGCTACCACGGCTCAAACGAATTGGGATTCGCTCAACAAGGACGCGAATCGAACATACTTGTTTCCGAACGCGCCTAGCCAATATCCGACCAAGTATATTTCTTCAAGCTTTTCGAGGCTACAGCAGATGGCTCTTGCTTATAGCGTTGTAGGATCGCCTCTTTACCATAATCTCTCGCTTCGAGATGACATTATCAGCGGGTTGGATTGGTTATATGCGAATTGGTATAACGAAACGATTCCGTTCGCAGCCTATTCCCCGTCTAACAACTGGTATGATTGGGAGATTGCTTCTCCAATCGCGATTGTTGACACCCTTTGCTTGATGTACAACGATTTGACCAGCACACAAATCAGCAACTATATGACAGCTATCAGTCATTTCACCCCGAATCCGACCACGAATCAGACGAGTACCCCGAGCAATACGAAGCTTGCAACAGGAGCGAATTTGAGCGATAAGAGCATGATTGTGCTCAAGCAAGGCATTCTTGCGAAGGACGGCTCCAAGCTGGCTTCCGTCAAAGATGCGCTGATTCCACTTTTTCGAATGGTGAAGAAGGGTAATGGCTTTTATGAAGACGGTTCCTTTGTACAGCACGATTACCACGCGTACACATTGAATTATGGTAATACTTCGATTATTGGTTTGGCGCAAATGCTCTATCTTCTGAACAATTCTTCCTGGCAGGTCATTAATCCGGAAAGCAATAATCTGTACCATTTTCTATATCATTCATTCGAAAGCATAATCTATAAAAATACGTCGTTCGATAATTTGGGCGGCAGAACGATTTCTTTTCCCTCAAGAACGTTTGATGGCTACTCCTTTATGACTGCGGCTACACGCCTCACGCAATACGGGAGGCCAGCAGATGTTGAACGGCTCAAGGGTATTTTGAAGTACTATCTACAAGAAGGACCGACCTTGGATTACTCGAAGATTCCGATCGACCTTATCACAAGCTTAAAAGCGATCGCAAACGATTCTAACGTACAGTCGAGAGGCGCAATATCTTCTTATAAACAGTTTAATGGCATGGATCGGTCTGTTCTGCTCCGTCCCGGTTTTGGATTTGGGATCAGTATGTTCTCGAATCGCATTTCCAATTACGAATCGCTCAACTACAATAATTTGAAAGGCTGGAATACCGCTAACGGCCGAACGACTCTACTAAATGACGATTTCACACAGTATGCACTCCCGTATTTCGGAACGGTAGATATGTATCGGTTACCGGGAACGACTGTAAACCATGGCGACGATGAGATTGACGCGTTGACGCCTCAAATTTCTCAAATCACGGTGCAAAACGGGCAAGACACAATCACGGACCCGCTTAACGATTGGAGCCTGTCTTATTCGCATACATCGAGCTGGCAATTTGTCGGCGGTACTACCGCCAATTTCGAAGGCGACACTTCTCGAATTCGGCGTAAAGTTAACACAACGGAAGAGGTAGTCTATAATCTTAGTAATTTGACCGTCTTCAAGGCAAAGGTGTATTATAATACACCCTCTGTAACGAACAAAATTAATTTGTATACATCGGCAAATGGTCAGACATGGTCCAAACAATCGAAAACGATAGATACGCCTGTATCTACAGGAAACGGCTGGTTTCGGGCCAACGTATCGATATCAAGCATTCCTGCGGGAACACAATATGCAAAGATCGAATTGGTAACGGATTACACGAGTGGATTGGGCGATCAAAGCTGGGTCGGTGGAACGGACATCGAAGGCAAATACGGAATATCTGGTATGCAGCTCCATCCGGTCGGACAAACATTGATGGCCAAAAAATCCTGGTTCATGTTTGACAATGAAATTGTGGCGCTCGGATCAGATATCAACGGAACGGATAATAAGACGGTGGAGACGATCGTCGATAACTATAGGCTGAATGATCTGGGAGATAACGCGTTGACGGTGAACGGTACAGCTCAACCGACTACATTAGGCTGGTCCAATACGGCGAGCGGTACGAATTGGATACACCGTGCCGGGAACGTGGCAAACTCGGATGTTGGATACTACTTCCCTGGCGGGGCGAATGTATCGATGTTGCGTGAAGCAAGGACAGGATCGTACCAAGAAGTCGATCACAACTATGGATCAACGGATAACTACACGAGCAACTATATGACGATGTGGTTGAACCATGGCAGGAATCCGGCGAATGGCGCTTATGCTTACGTGATTTTGCCGAATATGACAAGCACGCAGGTGAGCCATTATGCTAGCAATCCTGACGTTTCCATACTGGAGAATTCATCTCATGCTCAAGCTGTAAAGCAAAAAACGTTAAATATAGTTGGTGTTAACTTTTGGAAAGATATGACAAAGACGGTTGACCTCATAACAAGCGACAAAAAAGCGTCGGTTATGACCAAGGAAGCTCCAGGTGACTCTATCGAAGTCTCTGTCTCCGATCCTACCCAGGAGAACAAGGGTATTATTAATATTGAACTGAACCGGAGCGCCAGTTACATCATGTCTGCCGATCCGGGCATTACTGTGACGCAGCTAAGCCCGACTATAAAGCTGAGCGTGCTGGTAAACGGAGCCGCCGGTAAAGCGTTCAAAGCCCGCTTTAATCTGAATCCGAACGCAGTGATGCCCGTTCCTTCTGGTGCAGCTGCAGTCAAACTACAATCGCTGGGTATTGTTGACAATGCGGAGGACTGGAGTCAAGTGTATTCCACTACGAATAACTGGGCGGTAGACTCGAGCACCCCATCTTATTTCGAAGGTGACTTCGTTCGATTGAAACGAACTACGAATACACCGGAAAGCATGGTCTACCATGTAGGCGGGATCAACAATTTTTCTGCCAAAATATATGCCGTCGCTTCTGTTGACAACAAGGTCAAGGTATATGCATCCCCGGATAACTTGAATTACGTACAGATCCCAATCACGCACGATACGCCGATTTCTACAGGAACGAGCGGCAACAATGATTGGTACAGGGCAAATTTCACTCCGGCTGAACCTGTTCCGGCGGGAACGAATTATTTGAAAATCGAATTTTCCAATGATGCGCTCATTAAATCGCCGCAGCTATCGCAAATCATCGTGAACGGTACGGCGGTTGCTGCCACCGATTATTCAGCAGTCTACGATCTGGGCTGGAACGAAGCGACGAGCTTGACCACGCAATTCGATGTTACGCCAGGCTCAGCCAATGATGACCAAACGGTAGGGTATACCGGGGCAACCCAGACAATCAGCGACGTAGCGAGTTTGCCGATCGCGATTCGGTTTAATGGTTCAGGCACGGTCGATGTTAAAAACGATTTTTCTTTTCAATCGTTAACAAGTGTCGCTTATACGCCTAACCAGACGTATCATGTTCGCATGGTCGCCAATCTTGCTACGCAAACCTACGATGTTTATGTGACGCCTCCGTCAGGGACGGAAACGCAAATTGCAGCCAATTATGCATTTAAGGCAGGGTCCAGCCTTACGAACTTAGGGCAACTGCTGCTAAAGAGCTCGAACAATGGCGGGCTGAAGGTGCAAAATCATACATTCGCAGCACCGTTACCAAATATTCCAGTGCCGCAGGCGGCTCCGGATGCTCAGTTGACTCCGACGGATGATGCGTTTGTAAGAGACGGCACTTACGCAAGTACGAACTACGGCTCCTCGCCAACCTTAGAACTGAAGACCGGCTCGAGCGGTTATACGCGTCAGGACTATATCAAATTCGATCTAAGCAGCCTATCAAGACCGATAGCTTCAGCTAAGTTAGGATTATACATGGCATTAACAGATACGAGCAGCGCGGTTACGACTAATGCTAATGTCTACTCTATCACTTATGATGACTGGACAGAAGGCACGATTACGTATAATAACAAGCCTGCAACAGACGCGTTACTGGGAAATGTCGTAGCGAATCGCACCTACCAGTACGTCGAGCTTGATATTACCGATTATATAAAGGGACAATATGCCGGAGACAAGCTGGCTAGCTTCGCAGTCATTGAGCAATTAGGTCTTAATGCAATCATGAATAGCAAAGAAAGCTCGAACAAGCCGTATATAAACATTCAGTATACGCCTGAATCCACTACGTATTATCCGTCCGCTGATGCTTACGTACAAAGCGGTACGAATAAGGACACAAACTTTGGTGCCAATACGTCCCTTGTGGCGAAAAGAGGAAGCGGCAACTTGGATCGGCAAAGCTATTTGAAATTTGATTTGAGCAGCCTATCAAGACCGGTCACCTCAGCGAAGCTGGGCATATACATCGGCGTAACGGATGGCAGCGGAGCGCTGTTCGGAGATACAGGCATCTATTCGGTCGGGAACGATAGCTGGACAGAGACCGGAATTACCTATTCGAATAAGCCTCCTGTTAACTCGCTGCTGGCAAGGTTCACTCCCGACCGAACCATGAAATACGTAGAAGTGGATGTTACTTCTTTTGTGCAAGCGCAGTACGCAGGTGACAAAACCGCTAGTTTCGCGGTCATTGACTTCTCAGGACAATTCACGCAAATGTATGGGAAGGAAATAGGTGCTGCGAAAACGTCTTATTTAAAAATTGTGACGAACTAA
- a CDS encoding carbohydrate ABC transporter permease, protein MRESSGILDWVFDIIVHTLLVMVAIVTLYPLLYVLFASISDSGQLVSYSGLLYKPLGFSLEAYKAVFKNPGILTGYKNTAFILFFGVIVNMIATILGAYVLSRQKAMLNSMFMLLIVVTMFFSGGLIPFYLVVKGVGLINSLWAVIIPFAVNTFNLIIMRTAFQSIPISLEESAKIDGAGHYVILTRIILPLSMPVIAVMILYYAVDKWNGWFYASIFLKNHSLYPLQLTLREILIANSTESMATNSSAADQFQIGETIKYATIVVATAPILCVYPFVQKYFVKGVMVGALKG, encoded by the coding sequence ATGAGAGAATCTTCCGGTATTTTGGATTGGGTGTTCGATATTATTGTACACACGCTGCTTGTCATGGTGGCAATCGTGACCCTTTACCCGCTGTTGTATGTTTTGTTTGCGTCAATAAGCGATTCTGGTCAGCTGGTCAGCTACAGTGGTTTGCTCTACAAGCCGCTTGGCTTCAGTCTGGAAGCGTACAAAGCCGTATTTAAAAATCCGGGCATTTTGACCGGCTACAAAAATACCGCGTTCATTTTATTTTTTGGCGTTATCGTCAATATGATTGCTACAATTCTTGGCGCTTATGTGTTGTCAAGACAGAAGGCCATGTTGAATTCAATGTTCATGCTCTTGATTGTAGTGACGATGTTTTTTAGCGGAGGCTTGATTCCGTTCTATCTGGTTGTGAAAGGTGTAGGACTGATCAATTCACTGTGGGCAGTTATCATCCCATTCGCGGTCAACACATTCAACTTGATCATCATGCGGACGGCGTTTCAGTCTATTCCGATAAGTCTCGAAGAGTCGGCCAAAATTGACGGGGCTGGGCATTATGTGATCTTAACAAGGATTATATTGCCTCTATCCATGCCTGTTATTGCAGTAATGATTCTATACTATGCCGTGGATAAGTGGAACGGATGGTTCTACGCTTCGATCTTTTTGAAGAATCATTCCTTGTATCCGCTGCAGTTGACCTTACGGGAGATCTTAATCGCCAACTCGACTGAGAGTATGGCAACCAATTCGTCCGCAGCGGACCAGTTCCAGATCGGGGAGACGATTAAGTATGCGACGATCGTTGTTGCAACTGCGCCGATCTTGTGTGTATATCCGTTCGTGCAAAAATATTTTGTTAAAGGCGTCATGGTTGGGGCATTGAAGGGATAG
- a CDS encoding sugar ABC transporter permease, with amino-acid sequence MKSAAKVQKDAPAYWRQLLKDIALNKYLYLMMLPIIAYYAVFHYAPMYGALIAFKEYSPVKGVSGSEWVGLANFKEFFGSYYFWRILKNTLIISFYMLIFGFPAPILFALFINEVRNQVFKRFVQTFSYMPHFISLIVICGMIVQFTNNGGVINQLFTYFGYDGLAMLQDPDLFRPIYVVSEIWQRIGWESIIYIAALSSIDMEQYEAARIDGASRFKQMWYITLPGIFPTISIMFILQMGNLINVGWEKIILLYNSSTYETADVISSFVYRKGLLDFGWSYSAAVGLFNSVVNLMLLVAANKLSKKLSNNSLW; translated from the coding sequence ATGAAATCTGCAGCGAAAGTTCAAAAGGACGCCCCCGCGTACTGGAGACAATTGCTTAAAGATATTGCGTTGAACAAATATTTGTACCTGATGATGCTTCCAATTATCGCTTACTATGCTGTATTTCATTACGCTCCGATGTACGGTGCTTTGATTGCTTTCAAGGAGTACTCTCCGGTGAAGGGCGTTTCCGGCAGTGAATGGGTCGGCCTTGCGAATTTTAAGGAGTTTTTCGGTTCCTACTATTTTTGGAGAATTTTGAAAAACACGCTCATCATTAGTTTCTACATGCTCATTTTTGGATTTCCTGCACCTATCTTGTTTGCTCTTTTTATCAATGAAGTCCGAAATCAAGTATTTAAGCGCTTCGTGCAGACCTTTTCTTATATGCCTCATTTTATTTCGCTCATCGTCATTTGCGGGATGATCGTGCAATTTACGAACAATGGCGGTGTTATAAACCAATTATTCACGTATTTCGGGTACGATGGGCTCGCCATGCTACAAGACCCAGATCTATTTCGCCCTATCTATGTAGTTTCAGAGATATGGCAAAGAATTGGCTGGGAATCGATTATTTACATTGCTGCGCTTTCGAGCATAGATATGGAACAGTATGAAGCGGCTCGAATTGATGGTGCTTCCCGCTTTAAGCAAATGTGGTATATTACGCTTCCGGGCATTTTTCCGACCATCTCGATCATGTTTATTTTACAAATGGGGAATTTGATTAACGTCGGTTGGGAAAAAATCATCCTGTTGTACAACTCAAGTACGTACGAAACGGCGGATGTTATTTCATCGTTTGTATACCGTAAAGGCTTGCTTGATTTCGGTTGGAGTTACAGCGCTGCTGTCGGCTTGTTCAACTCCGTTGTAAATTTGATGTTGCTCGTTGCGGCGAACAAACTTAGCAAAAAACTGAGCAACAATAGCTTATGGTAG